GAGAGCGAGATGCTCGTCTTTGACTCAATTAAGCTAAGTACCAGGCCCAGTGCCTGACGGCGCAGCGCAAAGGGATCTTGCGAGCCTGTCGGTATTTTGCCGCGAGAGAAAGTGGCTACGATGTTGTCCAATTTGTCAGCGAGGCTGACAATACGTCCGGCAGACGTCTTCGGCAATGCACCGCCGGCTGAGCGAGGCCAATAATGTTCATCGATGGCCGCAGCAACTGCATCCCCTTCATTATCAAGACGTGCGTACTCGCGCCCCATGATGCCTTGCAGCTCTGTGAACTCCGCGACCATCCCCGTCACAAGATCCGCCTTGGCCAGGTGTGCTGCACGGACTGCCGCTTTCTTATCCTCTTCGCTTATCCCAATGGCAGCTGCAATCATGACGGAAAGAATCTCCAGACGTCTCGTCTTATCAAAAAGGGTTCCAAGCCCTTCTTGGAATACAACGGTCTTAAGCTTATCGAGATGATCTTCAAGACTCTTTTTACGATCCTCATCAAAAAAGAACTGAGCATCGGCAAGTCTCGCACACAGAACTCGTTCATTACCGTGTTGGACGATCTCGATATTTTCCTTTCCTCCGTTCCGGACAGTGATAAAGTGTGCCATCAGCTTTCCTTGCGCATCTTTTACAGGAAAATACCGCTGATGATCACGCATCGGTGTGACGACCGCTTCCATCGGAAGTGCAAGATATTTATCCTCAAACGATCCTGCTAAAGCGGTCGGATACTCAACGAGATAGAGCACTTCTTCAAGAAGATCATCTGTGATATCTGCTATGCCGCCAAGCTCGGAGGCTACATCGTTAATACCTTGAACGATGAGCTCCTTACGCTTTTCCGGATCGACAATGACAAACGCCTTCTCTGCTGCCATCTCATAGTTCTCTGCATTGACAACCTCAAAATCACCTGCGAGAAAGCGATGCCCGCGCGAAATCCGTCCTGCATGGACATCGGCAATCTCAAAAGGCACGACATCTGCACCAAAGAGCGCGACAATCCAGCGAATCGGACGTAGAAATCTGTACTCAAGACTGCCCCAGCGCATTGTATTCGGAAGATGCAGCCCACCGATGAGACGAGGCAGGAGCTCGACAAGAATATCCTTTGTTTCCTTGCCTTTCTCCTCAACGAGTGCATAGACATAGCCATCCCGTTCAACAAGGGCACTTACATCAATACCCGCACCGCGAGCGAATCCCTCTGCCGCCTTTGTCGGGTTGTGATCTCTATCAAACGCAACAGCAACCGACGGACCTCGCTTCTCCAACGAGACATCCGCCTGCTTTTCATCCAGGTTCTTGACACAGAGGACAATGCGGCGAGGTGTACCGATAGTCTCTATTTCAAGAAAATCAAGGTGCAGTGCCTCAAGCTCTTTTTGGGCCGATGTCTTAAGGTCAGATAGAATACCGGGCATAGCATGAGCCGGAATCTCTTCTGTACCGATTTCTAATAGTAATTCCTTGCTCATGCCTGTCCCTCCTTTAGCATTGGAAAGCCGAGAGCTTCACGCTGCTTGATATATTCTTCCGCACATAGTCTGGCAAGTTTTCGAACGCGGCCGATAAAAGCCGTGCGCTCCGAGACACTGATGGCTCCGCGTGCATCCAGGAGATTGAAGGTATGCGAACACTTCAATACATAATCATAGGCCGGATAAACATTTCCCGTTGCAATAACACGCTCCGCCTCTTTCTCATACTTT
This portion of the Selenomonas sp. TAMA-11512 genome encodes:
- the glyS gene encoding glycine--tRNA ligase subunit beta, which produces MSKELLLEIGTEEIPAHAMPGILSDLKTSAQKELEALHLDFLEIETIGTPRRIVLCVKNLDEKQADVSLEKRGPSVAVAFDRDHNPTKAAEGFARGAGIDVSALVERDGYVYALVEEKGKETKDILVELLPRLIGGLHLPNTMRWGSLEYRFLRPIRWIVALFGADVVPFEIADVHAGRISRGHRFLAGDFEVVNAENYEMAAEKAFVIVDPEKRKELIVQGINDVASELGGIADITDDLLEEVLYLVEYPTALAGSFEDKYLALPMEAVVTPMRDHQRYFPVKDAQGKLMAHFITVRNGGKENIEIVQHGNERVLCARLADAQFFFDEDRKKSLEDHLDKLKTVVFQEGLGTLFDKTRRLEILSVMIAAAIGISEEDKKAAVRAAHLAKADLVTGMVAEFTELQGIMGREYARLDNEGDAVAAAIDEHYWPRSAGGALPKTSAGRIVSLADKLDNIVATFSRGKIPTGSQDPFALRRQALGLVLSLIESKTSISLSSLVGKTMDLLSIDTAKQDKLQAEIADFIRLRLKNVLTEAGIRYDVADAVLDDIDDPYHVLERAKAVAKAMEACDFAKIVQAFVRVENLAAKAEADSMDEALFENEEEKELYRAYTSAASAADSLLKEGDYTGTIDALSDLAAPIDTFFDGVMVMAEDVAVRKNRLALLLAIDTLLRKVADFDKLVIS